Proteins encoded by one window of Flagellimonas lutaonensis:
- a CDS encoding TIGR04283 family arsenosugar biosynthesis glycosyltransferase, which produces MSTPTISIIIPTLNEAAHIQVLLNWLKGHSTAQNIEEIIVVDGGSTDQTIELAKRSGVSTLSGPRGRAHQMNLGAKSAKGEILYFLHADTLPPKNFDTTILRAVAAGHEAGCFRMRFDTKNPVLRFFAWLSRINHTLCRGGDQSLFVTKQVFFGNRGFNEDYLIYEDSEFIRRLYRNTDFKVLPRQVVTSARKYRQKGWLRVQYHFAMIHLKNYLGAGPEELYRYYSKNLL; this is translated from the coding sequence ATGAGCACCCCAACAATCAGTATCATCATCCCCACCCTAAATGAAGCGGCACATATTCAAGTGCTGCTCAATTGGTTGAAAGGCCATAGCACTGCCCAAAATATTGAGGAAATCATAGTTGTGGATGGCGGCAGCACTGACCAAACTATCGAACTCGCCAAGCGTTCCGGCGTTTCCACCCTCTCGGGGCCACGTGGCCGGGCGCACCAAATGAACCTCGGCGCAAAAAGCGCCAAGGGTGAAATACTCTATTTTCTACATGCAGATACTTTGCCTCCCAAAAATTTTGACACAACCATTTTAAGGGCGGTTGCCGCAGGCCACGAAGCAGGCTGCTTTCGCATGCGGTTCGACACAAAAAATCCCGTGTTGCGTTTCTTTGCCTGGTTGTCAAGAATCAACCACACCCTGTGCAGGGGCGGCGACCAATCGCTTTTTGTTACCAAACAGGTTTTCTTTGGAAACAGGGGGTTCAATGAAGACTACCTCATTTATGAGGATAGTGAATTCATCCGTAGGCTTTATAGAAACACCGACTTTAAGGTGTTGCCGAGGCAGGTGGTTACCTCGGCCAGAAAGTATCGCCAAAAAGGCTGGTTGCGGGTACAGTATCACTTTGCCATGATCCACCTCAAAAATTATCTTGGTGCAGGCCCGGAAGAGCTGTACCGCTATTACAGCAAAAACTTACTTTGA
- a CDS encoding DUF547 domain-containing protein yields the protein MPILKKIVTVLLFGFYQLGFPQSTTAFFSKADDFLSTHVKNGRVDYQSIKQNPTTLNGLIDMAKEFSVSMDDPKVYQAFWINAYNLLVIHEVVAHYPVSSPLDIKGIFDEKKHKVSGKNVTLNEIENDLLRRKFPEEARFHFVLVCAGLGCPPLIDEAYLPNKLEAQMQRQTIQALNNPEFIKIRGDKVLLSQIFEWYREDFVQGGKTVIDFINRFRKEKIEVDKGVGHYSYDWRLNDLNKS from the coding sequence ATGCCAATATTGAAAAAAATTGTTACGGTTCTATTGTTTGGGTTCTATCAGTTGGGCTTCCCACAAAGTACGACTGCATTCTTCTCAAAGGCAGACGATTTCCTCAGTACCCACGTCAAGAACGGAAGGGTCGATTACCAATCCATCAAACAAAATCCCACCACATTGAATGGGCTTATCGATATGGCCAAAGAGTTTTCCGTTTCTATGGACGACCCAAAAGTATACCAAGCTTTTTGGATCAACGCCTATAACCTACTGGTCATCCATGAAGTGGTGGCCCATTACCCAGTATCCTCTCCGCTTGACATCAAAGGCATCTTTGACGAAAAAAAGCACAAGGTATCGGGTAAGAACGTTACCCTGAACGAGATTGAAAACGACCTGTTGCGGAGAAAGTTTCCTGAAGAGGCACGGTTCCACTTTGTTTTGGTATGCGCCGGACTGGGTTGCCCACCGTTGATAGACGAGGCCTATCTGCCCAATAAGCTTGAGGCCCAGATGCAGCGCCAGACCATACAGGCCCTCAACAATCCCGAGTTTATCAAGATAAGGGGCGATAAAGTGTTGCTTTCACAGATTTTTGAGTGGTATAGGGAAGATTTTGTTCAGGGCGGAAAAACAGTGATCGATTTCATCAACCGATTCAGGAAAGAGAAAATCGAGGTAGACAAAGGTGTTGGGCATTATTCCTATGACTGGCGTCTAAACGACTTAAATAAATCTTAA
- a CDS encoding PVC-type heme-binding CxxCH protein has product MNCFKIVSWRYMIDYRLISGSPKGFLFFKRVLLFTLFMVLLHGCSEEPKISLLRHDRIVIVGSNMASRMMDFGHFETELHLRHPQDSLWIRNMADGGNTPGFWPHSGRETPWSFPGAEAFHKDELSNPTDSQGHFEYPDEWLSRLKPDVILAFFGYNSSFDGPEGLANFAAELDAYVKHVRSQRYNGSSAPQLVLVSPTAFQDVSDSIDVPNGSKANERLFHYASAMRKVAQANAVVFVDAFAESKKWYKKKEPLTIDGVQLNDRGYKKLARFLADEVFGKRRPDRTHAALVLEAVNEKNWMWHNDYKIPNGVHVYGRRYKPYGPDNYPYELKKIREMTAIRDAAIWEALRGEKRDLAKYDRLTHKLPEVQTNYTLGDQEEGARYLYGEEAVAAIHTAPGYQVELFASEKEFPDLANPVQMAFDNKGRLWVATMPSYPHYRPGDRKPNDKIIILEDTDADGKADKQTTFVDGLHVPVGFEITEHGVFVSQGTHLKCYRDTDGDDRADAVEIVLSGFDDHDTHHTISAFCADPSGAIYMGEGVFLHTNVETPYGPVRGSNGGFYRYNPTRRYLERTAQIAIPNPWGIAFDDYGQYFFAETSGPPVRWLMPSTIKPVYGKASPKSENLIEESHRVRPTSGLEFVSSRHFPDEVQGDLLINNTIGFLGMKQHQITESGTGYKSRHRQDLIWSDDGNFRPVDMEFAPDGSLYFIDWHNILIGHMQHNARDPLRDHSHGRVYRITYPSRPLLQPANIDGATIPQLLDNLKLPEYRTRYRTRRELRGRNVDEVMGALSNWVAELDKNDKQYEHHLLEALWVAWGTNKVDEELLKNCLKANDHRVRAAAVTVLRYMDHHLNDSMKLLKNAVQDPHGRVRLAAIVAASWLSKKDALDVYRIVDKNALDEWSKPIFEAALAFTSHGGESAEEKIETETVGLTGDDLVLFQKGKEIYGRDGFCITCHQADGEGLKQSGFPPLSQTQWVTGNEDRLIKIALNGLYGPIEVKGGQYPGQVPMTAYGNMLNDEEIAAVLTYVRNSFGNEASVITADKVKKVREMTKEKKGFYTPEELLETHPLEK; this is encoded by the coding sequence GTGAACTGCTTTAAAATTGTATCTTGGAGGTATATGATCGATTACCGCCTTATATCCGGTAGCCCCAAGGGTTTTTTGTTTTTTAAACGGGTTCTGCTCTTTACACTTTTTATGGTATTGCTCCATGGTTGTAGTGAAGAACCCAAGATTTCATTACTGCGCCATGACAGAATTGTTATCGTAGGAAGCAATATGGCCTCTAGGATGATGGATTTTGGTCATTTTGAGACCGAACTCCACCTGAGACATCCCCAAGATTCCCTATGGATACGAAATATGGCAGACGGCGGCAACACCCCTGGTTTTTGGCCCCATTCGGGTAGGGAGACGCCATGGTCTTTTCCGGGGGCCGAGGCTTTTCACAAAGATGAGCTGTCGAATCCAACCGATAGCCAGGGGCATTTTGAATACCCCGATGAATGGCTCTCGAGACTCAAGCCAGATGTTATCTTGGCCTTTTTTGGTTATAATTCCTCCTTTGACGGCCCCGAGGGGCTCGCGAATTTTGCGGCAGAACTGGATGCCTATGTCAAACATGTTCGATCACAAAGGTACAATGGATCTAGCGCACCCCAACTTGTCTTGGTGTCGCCCACGGCTTTTCAAGACGTGTCAGACTCCATTGATGTGCCGAATGGTTCGAAGGCAAACGAACGCCTTTTTCATTATGCCAGTGCCATGCGCAAGGTGGCCCAAGCCAATGCCGTTGTTTTTGTAGATGCCTTTGCTGAGAGCAAAAAGTGGTATAAAAAAAAAGAGCCCTTGACAATCGACGGGGTGCAATTGAACGACAGGGGCTATAAGAAGCTGGCCCGTTTTCTGGCAGATGAAGTCTTTGGAAAACGGCGACCTGACCGGACCCACGCCGCCTTGGTGCTAGAGGCTGTCAACGAGAAAAATTGGATGTGGCACAACGATTACAAAATACCCAACGGCGTGCACGTCTACGGCAGAAGATATAAGCCTTACGGCCCCGATAATTACCCCTACGAACTGAAGAAGATCCGTGAAATGACGGCCATTCGCGATGCCGCCATTTGGGAGGCACTGCGCGGTGAAAAAAGAGACCTGGCCAAATATGACAGGCTGACCCATAAATTGCCCGAGGTACAAACGAACTATACACTGGGCGATCAAGAAGAAGGCGCCAGATATTTGTATGGGGAAGAGGCTGTGGCCGCCATCCATACGGCACCAGGGTACCAAGTAGAACTTTTTGCCTCAGAGAAAGAATTTCCTGATTTGGCAAATCCGGTGCAGATGGCTTTTGACAACAAGGGTAGACTTTGGGTCGCCACCATGCCCAGTTATCCACACTATCGACCGGGTGACCGCAAACCAAATGACAAAATCATTATACTGGAAGACACCGATGCCGACGGCAAGGCAGACAAGCAGACCACCTTTGTCGATGGCTTGCATGTGCCCGTGGGTTTTGAGATAACGGAGCATGGGGTTTTTGTTTCTCAGGGTACGCACCTAAAATGCTATCGCGATACTGATGGCGATGACAGGGCCGATGCGGTCGAAATCGTATTGAGTGGATTTGATGACCACGACACTCATCACACCATAAGTGCATTCTGTGCCGATCCCTCGGGGGCCATTTATATGGGCGAAGGGGTATTTCTGCACACCAATGTCGAGACACCCTATGGCCCGGTCAGGGGTTCCAACGGTGGGTTTTACAGGTACAACCCAACAAGAAGGTATCTTGAGCGTACGGCACAGATCGCGATACCAAACCCTTGGGGCATCGCTTTTGACGACTACGGCCAATACTTTTTTGCCGAGACATCGGGCCCACCGGTGCGCTGGCTAATGCCCAGTACGATCAAACCGGTATACGGAAAGGCCTCCCCAAAATCTGAAAACCTGATTGAAGAATCACACCGGGTACGCCCCACAAGTGGTCTTGAGTTTGTCTCGAGCCGCCATTTTCCAGACGAGGTGCAGGGGGATCTGCTGATCAACAATACCATAGGCTTTTTGGGGATGAAGCAACACCAGATAACAGAGAGTGGTACAGGCTATAAAAGCAGGCACCGCCAAGACCTTATCTGGTCAGACGATGGAAATTTTAGGCCCGTCGATATGGAGTTTGCCCCCGATGGATCACTGTACTTCATAGATTGGCACAACATATTGATCGGGCATATGCAGCACAATGCGCGCGACCCCCTTCGCGACCATTCACATGGTAGGGTATACCGGATCACTTATCCATCCAGGCCTTTGTTGCAACCTGCGAATATCGATGGGGCCACTATTCCCCAGTTGTTGGACAACCTGAAACTGCCCGAGTACCGAACCCGTTACCGGACCCGCAGGGAGCTAAGGGGTAGAAATGTGGATGAGGTAATGGGTGCACTCTCAAATTGGGTCGCTGAACTCGACAAGAACGATAAGCAATACGAACACCATCTGTTGGAGGCCCTTTGGGTCGCCTGGGGCACCAATAAGGTGGATGAAGAGCTCTTGAAAAATTGTCTCAAAGCAAACGACCACAGGGTAAGGGCCGCTGCGGTAACTGTACTGCGCTACATGGACCATCACCTAAATGATTCAATGAAGCTTTTGAAAAATGCCGTACAAGACCCCCACGGCAGGGTGCGGTTGGCAGCGATCGTTGCGGCATCCTGGCTTTCCAAAAAAGATGCCTTGGATGTTTATCGCATAGTGGATAAAAATGCCCTCGATGAGTGGTCAAAACCTATATTTGAGGCTGCCCTAGCCTTTACTTCACATGGCGGGGAGAGCGCAGAAGAAAAAATTGAGACCGAAACGGTTGGTTTGACCGGTGATGACCTGGTACTATTTCAAAAAGGCAAAGAGATTTACGGTAGGGACGGTTTCTGTATCACCTGCCACCAAGCGGATGGGGAAGGATTGAAGCAATCAGGTTTCCCACCCCTGTCGCAGACCCAATGGGTCACGGGCAATGAAGATCGGTTGATAAAAATTGCTCTGAACGGTCTGTATGGTCCGATTGAGGTGAAAGGTGGGCAATACCCCGGCCAAGTGCCCATGACGGCGTATGGCAATATGCTGAACGACGAGGAGATTGCCGCCGTGTTGACCTATGTGCGCAATTCGTTTGGTAACGAGGCTTCTGTGATAACTGCTGACAAAGTGAAGAAGGTTCGGGAAATGACAAAGGAAAAGAAAGGGTTTTACACCCCTGAAGAATTATTGGAGACACATCCTTTAGAAAAATAA
- a CDS encoding NAD(P)/FAD-dependent oxidoreductase, whose product MQNIVIIGNGIAGVTAARHIRKLSDHRIIIISAETDYFFSRTALMYVYMGHMKFEHIQPYENWFWEKNRIELVRGYVTQVDADNKQLLVDNTKKFHYDKLIIATGSKPNKFGWPGQDLHGVQGLYSKQDLDLLEVNAPNKKKCKRAVIVGGGLIGIELAEMLRSRDIPVTFLVRESSFWNGVLPEGESQMINEHIREHHIDLRLSSNLKEIVSDKNDRVKAVIVQETGEEIPCDFVGLTAGVSPNIDFLKDSGIELGRGVKVNRFLETNKEDVYAIGDCAEQREAIGNRRPIEAVWYTGRMMGETVAQSICGNRVPYNPGHWFNSAKFLDIEYQTYGWVFSERGKKEYEKHFHWRHSKEKICITVAFHKETQQFLGINTFGIRMRHEIFDRWLTEERDADFVIEHLIDANFDPEFYRNHEQEIISKYNSDFGKSIKIKKKNIKRIFQFN is encoded by the coding sequence ATGCAAAACATAGTTATAATTGGTAATGGCATAGCTGGTGTCACCGCTGCACGTCATATCAGGAAGCTTTCTGACCATCGCATCATTATCATTTCTGCCGAGACCGATTACTTTTTTTCAAGAACGGCCTTGATGTATGTCTACATGGGCCATATGAAATTTGAGCATATACAACCCTATGAAAATTGGTTTTGGGAAAAAAACCGAATCGAATTGGTACGGGGTTATGTTACCCAGGTGGATGCCGACAACAAGCAACTCTTGGTCGATAACACCAAAAAGTTTCATTACGACAAATTGATCATCGCCACTGGCTCAAAACCGAACAAGTTTGGCTGGCCCGGACAAGATTTACATGGTGTACAAGGGCTTTATTCAAAACAAGACCTTGATTTATTGGAGGTCAATGCCCCCAATAAGAAAAAGTGTAAGCGGGCCGTCATCGTGGGGGGCGGATTGATTGGCATTGAGCTCGCTGAAATGCTACGAAGCCGTGACATTCCCGTTACTTTTTTGGTGCGTGAAAGCAGTTTTTGGAACGGTGTCTTGCCCGAAGGTGAATCACAGATGATCAATGAACATATTCGTGAGCACCACATTGACTTGCGGTTGAGCTCGAACCTAAAGGAAATCGTTTCAGACAAGAACGATCGCGTCAAAGCGGTGATCGTACAGGAAACCGGTGAAGAAATTCCCTGTGATTTTGTCGGTCTTACCGCAGGGGTTTCGCCAAATATTGATTTTTTAAAGGATTCGGGCATCGAACTCGGTCGGGGCGTGAAGGTCAATCGTTTTTTGGAAACCAACAAAGAAGATGTATATGCCATCGGTGACTGTGCCGAACAGCGTGAGGCCATCGGTAACCGACGCCCCATTGAGGCCGTTTGGTACACAGGGCGAATGATGGGCGAAACGGTGGCCCAGAGCATTTGCGGCAATCGTGTTCCGTACAATCCGGGCCATTGGTTCAACTCTGCCAAATTTTTGGACATCGAATACCAAACCTATGGCTGGGTCTTTAGCGAACGGGGCAAAAAAGAGTATGAAAAGCATTTTCATTGGCGCCATTCAAAAGAAAAAATATGCATCACTGTTGCTTTCCATAAAGAGACACAACAATTTTTGGGTATCAATACCTTCGGAATACGCATGCGCCACGAAATTTTTGACCGTTGGCTGACCGAGGAACGTGATGCGGATTTCGTGATAGAGCATCTGATCGATGCCAACTTCGACCCTGAGTTTTATAGAAATCACGAGCAAGAAATCATTTCAAAGTACAATTCAGATTTTGGGAAATCTATAAAAATCAAAAAGAAAAACATCAAGAGAATATTTCAATTCAACTGA
- a CDS encoding TIGR04282 family arsenosugar biosynthesis glycosyltransferase, which translates to MDASKDLLLIFTRNPELGKCKTRLAKTVGDQAALDIYTFLLEHTLQITKGLPATKYVYYSEEIWQDDIWEAGIYTKKLQQGNDLGNRMHNAFVEGFDEGFEKIVVIGSDMYDLSQVDLEQAFRELDTNDFVIGPAHDGGYYLLGMKRLYAPLFKNKAWGAENVLQDTLADLKNEEIVLLDMRNDVDLYDDIKDIEAFQAFLKHMEE; encoded by the coding sequence ATGGACGCCTCAAAGGATCTACTGCTCATCTTTACCCGAAACCCCGAATTGGGAAAATGCAAGACCCGCTTGGCAAAGACCGTTGGCGACCAAGCGGCCCTCGACATCTATACATTTTTGTTGGAACACACCTTGCAAATTACCAAAGGGCTGCCCGCAACCAAATATGTCTACTACTCAGAAGAGATTTGGCAAGATGATATTTGGGAAGCCGGTATCTACACCAAAAAACTGCAACAGGGCAACGACTTGGGCAACCGTATGCACAATGCTTTTGTTGAAGGCTTTGACGAAGGGTTTGAAAAAATCGTCGTTATCGGAAGCGATATGTACGATCTCTCCCAAGTAGACCTTGAACAAGCCTTTCGGGAGTTGGACACCAACGATTTTGTCATTGGCCCTGCGCATGATGGGGGCTACTACTTGCTCGGCATGAAACGTTTATATGCGCCTTTGTTCAAAAACAAGGCTTGGGGCGCAGAAAATGTGCTGCAAGACACCTTGGCCGACTTAAAAAATGAAGAAATCGTTTTGCTCGATATGCGAAATGATGTTGATTTGTATGACGATATCAAAGATATTGAGGCCTTTCAGGCTTTTCTAAAACATATGGAAGAATGA
- a CDS encoding purine-nucleoside phosphorylase codes for MTQKLLDESVAYLRSKGFVDPEIGIVLGTGLGQLVDEIENPVEAHYNHIPYFPLATVEFHSGKLLFGTIEGTQVVVMQGRFHLYEGYDFLDVTYPIRVMHQLGIKKLFISNAAGAINLNFKKGDMMLIEDHINLQGGSPLAFKNVTEFGDRFVDMSEPYDIEMRKKLEEIAKQKGITLQKGVYASVVGPQLETKAEYRMLKILGADAVGMSTVPEVIVANHLRLPIVAVSVLTDECDPDNLEPINVQEIIEVAGKTEPKMVKLFKELIKQI; via the coding sequence ATGACACAGAAACTGTTGGATGAATCAGTAGCCTATTTGCGGTCAAAAGGGTTCGTAGACCCCGAAATAGGCATTGTACTCGGTACTGGGCTCGGACAATTGGTCGATGAGATCGAAAACCCGGTGGAAGCCCATTACAACCATATCCCCTATTTTCCTCTGGCAACGGTCGAGTTCCACTCTGGCAAACTACTTTTCGGCACCATTGAAGGTACGCAGGTCGTGGTCATGCAGGGTCGCTTTCACCTGTATGAGGGATATGATTTTTTGGATGTAACCTACCCCATCAGGGTCATGCACCAATTGGGTATCAAGAAACTGTTCATATCCAATGCCGCAGGGGCCATCAACCTGAACTTTAAAAAAGGTGACATGATGCTCATCGAAGACCATATAAATCTTCAGGGGGGCTCGCCTTTGGCATTCAAAAACGTGACCGAATTCGGGGACCGGTTTGTGGATATGAGTGAGCCCTACGACATTGAAATGCGCAAAAAACTTGAGGAAATTGCCAAGCAAAAGGGCATTACCTTGCAAAAAGGGGTCTATGCCTCGGTCGTTGGCCCACAATTGGAGACCAAGGCCGAATATCGTATGCTGAAAATATTGGGGGCCGATGCCGTGGGCATGAGCACGGTGCCCGAGGTTATTGTGGCCAACCACCTTCGTTTGCCCATAGTGGCGGTTTCTGTGCTCACCGATGAGTGCGACCCCGACAACCTTGAACCCATCAACGTTCAAGAAATTATTGAAGTTGCAGGCAAGACCGAGCCCAAAATGGTCAAATTGTTCAAAGAACTGATCAAGCAAATATGA
- a CDS encoding N-acetylmuramoyl-L-alanine amidase family protein, which translates to MKPCPLKYFLFIFWLPCFMVAQDTLATVVAKQGDGIYSLLRRHGVNPTKFYNNFVELNAERLGEDESLYMGRAYLLPDTLALKEAEENDTGIRYPLFGNAFAKVDSVSNRLDDTVYYLISGHGGPDPGAVEKYNGTLIAEDEYAYDVTLRLARELLSHGAEVHIIVQDGNDGIRDDRALELDTDEFVIPDKAIPIKQLARLKQRTEAVNRLYLKNRGKYQRLLVTHIDSRSRGTDIDVFFYHHEKSKSGKRLAESIHQTFLRKYKKFQPNRTYHGTFMERSGLYVVKNTLPAMAYIEIGNIRSKKDQRRILDPDNRQALAKWISEGIMLDYESSKTVSSK; encoded by the coding sequence ATGAAACCCTGCCCGTTAAAATATTTCCTGTTCATTTTTTGGCTTCCCTGTTTTATGGTGGCCCAAGATACGCTGGCCACCGTCGTGGCCAAGCAGGGCGATGGCATTTATTCCCTGCTGCGCAGGCATGGGGTAAATCCCACAAAATTTTATAACAACTTTGTGGAGCTCAATGCTGAAAGGTTGGGGGAAGATGAGTCGCTGTACATGGGCCGTGCCTATTTGTTGCCCGATACCTTGGCGCTAAAAGAAGCCGAAGAAAATGATACGGGCATACGATATCCGCTTTTTGGCAATGCCTTTGCCAAGGTCGATTCGGTCAGCAACCGGTTGGATGATACGGTGTATTATTTGATATCGGGGCATGGTGGGCCAGATCCCGGGGCAGTTGAGAAGTATAATGGAACATTGATTGCCGAAGATGAGTATGCATACGATGTAACGCTTCGATTGGCCCGAGAGCTGTTATCGCATGGCGCGGAGGTGCATATTATCGTACAAGACGGGAATGATGGAATACGGGACGATAGGGCCCTTGAATTGGATACGGACGAATTCGTGATTCCTGACAAGGCCATTCCCATAAAACAATTGGCGCGCCTAAAACAGCGTACCGAGGCCGTTAACCGTTTATACCTAAAAAACCGGGGCAAGTACCAACGGTTGCTGGTAACCCATATCGATAGTAGAAGTAGGGGCACTGATATCGATGTGTTTTTCTATCACCACGAAAAAAGCAAGAGTGGCAAGCGGTTGGCCGAGAGCATCCACCAGACATTTTTAAGAAAGTACAAGAAGTTTCAACCCAACAGGACCTATCATGGCACCTTTATGGAACGCAGCGGCCTGTACGTGGTAAAAAATACGCTGCCGGCCATGGCCTATATCGAAATCGGCAATATCAGAAGCAAAAAAGACCAACGCCGTATTTTGGACCCTGACAACCGACAGGCTTTGGCCAAATGGATTTCAGAGGGGATCATGCTGGATTATGAATCCTCAAAAACGGTTTCCTCAAAGTAA
- a CDS encoding glycoside hydrolase family 113 has protein sequence MKNLWLFLLCLLQLSCSSQVQEKINGVSFVGSRDKVSQENIDPVVSVGANYAAVMPFGFLRSLESPNVIFNTDRQWYGETRAGAKQYIELLRKNGIKIMLKPQIWIWRGEFTGDMMMQSEEDWRTLEDSYEQFIITYAELAEETKTDIFCIGTELEEFVKYRPDFWESLIAKVRQVYKGKLTYAANWDEYSRTPFWKELDYIGIDAYFPLSDTEHPMPEELKAGWQKWKEPLASFSAEKGRPILFTEFGYRSMDYTAHKPWLVDRNEMKVNLEAQANALRAIFQEFWTEDWFAGGFVWKWFIHHNKVGGANDNRFTPQNKPAEEVIRSFYKKQ, from the coding sequence GTGAAAAACCTTTGGCTTTTTTTATTGTGCCTCTTGCAACTGAGTTGTAGCAGTCAGGTGCAAGAGAAAATAAATGGGGTGAGCTTTGTGGGTTCACGAGATAAGGTGTCGCAGGAAAATATTGATCCCGTGGTGTCTGTCGGCGCCAATTATGCGGCCGTAATGCCTTTTGGCTTTCTTCGAAGCCTCGAATCGCCCAACGTGATCTTTAATACGGATCGTCAATGGTACGGTGAAACAAGGGCGGGCGCCAAACAGTACATTGAGCTGTTGCGGAAAAATGGGATCAAGATCATGCTCAAACCTCAGATATGGATTTGGCGTGGTGAGTTCACTGGCGACATGATGATGCAATCTGAAGAAGATTGGAGAACACTTGAGGATTCATACGAACAGTTCATTATAACCTATGCAGAACTTGCGGAAGAGACAAAGACGGATATTTTCTGTATCGGCACCGAACTGGAAGAATTTGTAAAATACCGTCCTGATTTTTGGGAAAGCCTGATTGCTAAAGTGCGGCAGGTCTATAAGGGCAAACTGACGTATGCTGCCAACTGGGACGAATATTCCAGAACCCCTTTCTGGAAAGAACTCGATTATATCGGCATCGATGCCTATTTTCCACTTTCCGATACAGAACACCCCATGCCAGAGGAACTCAAAGCGGGCTGGCAAAAATGGAAGGAGCCGCTGGCCTCTTTCTCTGCCGAAAAGGGTAGGCCCATATTGTTTACCGAATTTGGCTACCGTAGTATGGATTATACGGCCCATAAACCTTGGTTGGTCGATCGCAATGAAATGAAAGTGAACCTTGAAGCCCAGGCCAATGCCCTACGGGCCATATTCCAAGAATTTTGGACCGAAGATTGGTTCGCCGGGGGGTTTGTATGGAAATGGTTTATTCACCATAATAAGGTCGGTGGTGCCAACGACAACCGTTTTACTCCCCAGAACAAGCCCGCCGAAGAAGTGATACGATCGTTCTACAAAAAGCAATAG